A part of Halobacillus shinanisalinarum genomic DNA contains:
- the ytzI gene encoding YtzI protein — MTFTIVMIICIAIVLGVAGAFAAAISKGYNYKHTVDPLPDEKQRNEEQKKSDAPS, encoded by the coding sequence ATGACATTTACGATCGTTATGATTATCTGTATTGCTATTGTCCTCGGAGTCGCTGGTGCTTTTGCGGCAGCTATTTCAAAGGGATATAATTATAAACACACAGTTGATCCATTGCCTGATGAGAAGCAAAGAAATGAAGAACAGAAAAAATCTGATGCCCCATCTTAA
- the ptsP gene encoding phosphoenolpyruvate--protein phosphotransferase — MTQLQGIAASSGIAIAKVYRLEAPDLTYNKTKIDQPAEEISRLHEALEISKIELEKIKSHTKKTLGDEHAEIFSAHLLVLSDPELISPIEDKIKSDDVNAEAALDETADMFINMFKNMDNEYMKERAADIQDVTKRVMAHLLQVTFPDPALINEEVVIVADDLTPSDTAQLNKQYVKGFTTDIGGRTSHSAIMARSLEIPAVVGTKNVTSQAENDTMIIVDGIDGDIILNPSADQIETYKQKHVDYEQKKQEWAKLKDESTITAEGEHVELAANIGTPEDVDGVLNHGGEGVGLYRTEFLYMGKNQLPTEEEQYDAYSSVLKQMGNKPVVVRTLDIGGDKELDYLELPKEMNPFLGYRAIRLCLERDDIFRVQLRALLRASIHGNLKIMFPMIATLEEFRQAKSILDEEKDKLVQEGQDVSDQIEVGMMVEIPATAVIARQFAKEVDFFSIGTNDLIQYTMAADRMNERVSYLYQPYNPAILNLINNVIEAAHAEGKWAGMCGEMAGDEIAIPLLLSLGLDEFSMSATSILPARTQIKSLSKQELASYKDEILSMGTTEEVVAFIKEKANLI, encoded by the coding sequence ATGACACAACTTCAAGGGATCGCAGCTTCCAGCGGAATTGCCATTGCTAAGGTTTACCGTCTGGAAGCTCCAGATCTTACTTACAACAAGACAAAAATTGACCAACCTGCTGAGGAAATAAGCAGGCTCCACGAAGCACTTGAGATTTCTAAGATCGAACTTGAAAAAATTAAAAGTCACACAAAAAAAACATTAGGTGATGAACATGCAGAAATTTTTTCTGCCCACCTGCTCGTTTTAAGTGATCCAGAATTAATAAGCCCGATTGAGGATAAAATCAAATCAGATGATGTAAATGCTGAAGCCGCTCTTGACGAAACGGCTGACATGTTTATTAACATGTTCAAGAATATGGACAATGAATATATGAAAGAACGTGCAGCTGATATCCAAGACGTGACAAAGCGTGTCATGGCACATTTACTTCAAGTTACGTTCCCTGACCCAGCATTGATTAATGAAGAAGTTGTCATTGTTGCTGATGATCTTACACCTTCTGATACAGCTCAGTTAAATAAACAATACGTGAAAGGTTTTACGACGGACATCGGCGGTCGCACGTCCCATTCCGCTATTATGGCCCGCTCTCTTGAGATCCCAGCCGTAGTCGGGACGAAGAATGTGACAAGCCAGGCTGAGAACGATACCATGATCATTGTTGATGGAATTGATGGAGACATCATTCTTAATCCTTCAGCTGATCAAATTGAAACGTACAAACAAAAACACGTTGATTATGAACAGAAGAAACAAGAATGGGCCAAACTTAAAGATGAATCAACGATCACGGCTGAAGGAGAACATGTCGAGCTCGCTGCTAACATCGGTACACCTGAAGATGTGGACGGCGTATTAAATCACGGTGGAGAAGGTGTAGGTTTGTACCGCACAGAGTTCCTTTATATGGGGAAAAATCAACTTCCTACAGAAGAAGAACAATATGACGCTTACTCCTCTGTACTCAAGCAAATGGGCAATAAACCTGTGGTCGTTCGAACACTCGATATCGGTGGAGACAAAGAACTGGATTATTTGGAACTTCCAAAAGAAATGAATCCATTTCTTGGGTACCGTGCGATTCGTCTTTGCTTAGAACGCGATGATATTTTCCGCGTACAGTTGCGTGCTTTACTTCGTGCCAGCATTCACGGAAACCTAAAAATCATGTTCCCAATGATCGCTACACTAGAAGAATTTCGTCAGGCAAAATCCATCCTTGATGAGGAGAAGGACAAGCTTGTTCAAGAAGGACAAGACGTCTCTGATCAAATTGAGGTAGGAATGATGGTAGAAATTCCTGCGACAGCTGTCATTGCGCGCCAATTTGCCAAAGAGGTTGATTTCTTCAGCATTGGTACGAATGATTTAATTCAATACACAATGGCTGCAGATCGTATGAACGAGCGCGTTTCTTACCTGTATCAGCCTTATAATCCAGCTATCCTGAATTTAATAAACAATGTGATCGAGGCAGCACACGCTGAAGGCAAATGGGCTGGCATGTGTGGAGAAATGGCCGGAGACGAAATTGCGATACCACTCCTTCTATCACTTGGATTAGATGAGTTCAGCATGAGTGCGACATCCATTCTTCCTGCACGTACCCAGATTAAATCCCTTTCTAAACAGGAACTAGCTTCCTATAAAGATGAGATTCTATCAATGGGTACAACAGAAGAAGTTGTTGCCTTTATCAAAGAAAAAGCCAACCTAATATAG
- the eno gene encoding phosphopyruvate hydratase: MPYITDVYAREVLDSRGNPTVEVEIYTESGAFGSALVPSGASTGEYEAVELRDGDKDRYLGKGVIQAVENVNEEIAPHLLGMDVTQQVIIDQLMIELDGTENKGKLGANAILGVSMAVAHAAADVVGLPLYKYLGGFTAATLPTPMMNILNGGEHADNNVDIQEFMIMPVGAPTFKEAVRMGAEIFHSLKKVLKAKGYNTGVGDEGGFAPNLQSNEEALSTIIEAIEEAGYKPDEEVKLAMDVASSEIYEDGKYNLKGEGVVRTSEEMVDWYEELVNKYPIVSIEDGLDENDWEGTKLLTDRIGDRVQLVGDDLFVTNTTKLARAIEEGVGNSILIKVNQIGSLTETFEAIEMAKRAGYTAVISHRSGETEDATIADIAVATNAGQIKTGAPSRTDRVAKYNQLLRIEDQLLGTATYAGGKAFYNLNK; encoded by the coding sequence ATGCCATATATTACAGACGTATACGCACGTGAAGTCTTGGATTCACGCGGGAACCCAACCGTTGAGGTTGAAATTTATACAGAATCTGGAGCTTTCGGCAGTGCCCTAGTACCAAGTGGTGCTTCTACTGGAGAATACGAAGCGGTCGAACTGCGTGATGGTGACAAGGACCGTTACCTTGGTAAAGGGGTTATTCAGGCGGTTGAGAATGTTAATGAAGAAATCGCTCCTCATCTATTAGGTATGGATGTAACGCAGCAAGTCATCATTGATCAGCTTATGATTGAACTTGACGGAACAGAAAATAAAGGAAAACTAGGCGCTAACGCCATTCTTGGCGTATCCATGGCTGTTGCTCATGCAGCTGCTGATGTTGTAGGTCTTCCTCTCTATAAATACCTTGGAGGCTTTACGGCAGCAACCCTTCCAACGCCAATGATGAATATTCTAAATGGCGGGGAGCATGCAGATAACAATGTCGATATTCAAGAATTCATGATCATGCCTGTTGGTGCCCCAACCTTTAAGGAAGCTGTTCGCATGGGGGCAGAAATATTCCACTCCTTGAAAAAAGTATTAAAAGCGAAGGGCTACAATACAGGTGTTGGTGACGAAGGCGGGTTCGCTCCTAACCTGCAATCAAACGAAGAAGCTCTGTCAACGATCATTGAAGCCATTGAAGAAGCGGGTTATAAGCCTGATGAAGAAGTGAAGCTTGCCATGGACGTAGCCTCTTCTGAAATCTACGAAGATGGCAAATACAACCTTAAAGGTGAAGGCGTTGTTCGCACATCTGAGGAAATGGTTGATTGGTATGAAGAGCTCGTTAATAAATATCCAATCGTTTCTATTGAAGATGGACTTGACGAAAATGACTGGGAAGGCACCAAGCTGTTAACAGACCGTATTGGTGACCGTGTGCAGCTAGTTGGAGACGACTTGTTCGTTACGAACACAACCAAGCTTGCTCGTGCGATTGAAGAGGGTGTAGGCAACTCTATCCTTATTAAAGTAAACCAGATTGGTTCCCTTACAGAAACATTCGAAGCAATTGAAATGGCGAAGCGTGCAGGTTATACGGCTGTAATTTCACACCGCTCTGGTGAAACAGAGGATGCAACCATTGCTGACATCGCTGTTGCTACGAATGCTGGCCAAATTAAAACAGGTGCACCGTCTCGAACAGACCGTGTAGCTAAGTACAATCAACTGCTTCGTATTGAAGATCAGCTGCTTGGTACGGCCACTTATGCTGGCGGAAAAGCATTTTACAACTTGAACAAGTAA
- a CDS encoding HPr family phosphocarrier protein, whose translation MIEQSITIELETGLQARPAAQFVQRANRFSADIFIEKDKKRVNAKSIMGLMSLAVGHGEEITLIADGTDEENAVNQLADFVKE comes from the coding sequence GTGATTGAACAGTCGATAACCATTGAATTAGAAACAGGGTTACAAGCAAGACCTGCTGCACAATTTGTACAACGGGCTAACCGTTTTTCCGCAGACATATTTATTGAAAAAGATAAGAAGCGGGTGAACGCCAAGAGCATCATGGGACTTATGAGTTTGGCAGTAGGTCATGGAGAAGAAATTACCTTGATAGCAGATGGTACAGATGAAGAAAATGCGGTAAATCAGTTAGCCGACTTTGTAAAAGAATAG
- the tpiA gene encoding triose-phosphate isomerase, translating to MRKQVIAGNWKMNKTHTEAEEFIQAAKNEVPSTNEVESVVCAPFPFLQKMVEETKGTALEIGAQNMHFEESGAFTGEVSPVMLKELGVSYVVLGHSERREVFKETDEEVNKKVHAAFKHELTPIVCVGETLEQREADQTMDHVEAQVKKALEGLSDEQASNTIIAYEPIWAIGTGRTATSEQANEVCTHIRKVVGDFVNADAAEAVRIQYGGSVKPANVDELLSQSDIDGALVGGASLEADSFLNLVEAGKHE from the coding sequence ATGCGTAAACAAGTGATTGCAGGTAACTGGAAGATGAACAAGACTCACACAGAGGCTGAAGAATTTATTCAAGCGGCAAAGAATGAAGTTCCTTCTACAAATGAAGTGGAATCCGTCGTTTGTGCTCCGTTTCCATTTCTTCAAAAAATGGTAGAAGAAACAAAAGGAACGGCACTTGAAATTGGAGCTCAAAATATGCATTTTGAGGAAAGCGGTGCATTCACTGGTGAAGTAAGCCCGGTTATGCTCAAAGAACTTGGTGTATCCTATGTTGTTCTTGGGCACTCTGAACGTCGGGAAGTTTTTAAAGAAACTGATGAAGAAGTAAACAAAAAAGTTCATGCAGCATTTAAGCATGAGTTAACTCCGATTGTTTGTGTTGGTGAAACCCTTGAACAGCGTGAAGCGGACCAAACGATGGATCATGTGGAGGCACAGGTGAAAAAAGCATTAGAAGGTTTGTCAGATGAACAAGCATCCAACACCATCATTGCTTATGAGCCAATTTGGGCGATTGGCACAGGCCGTACAGCCACTTCTGAGCAAGCGAATGAAGTCTGTACACACATTCGCAAAGTGGTTGGCGACTTTGTTAACGCGGATGCAGCTGAAGCTGTACGTATTCAGTATGGCGGCAGTGTGAAGCCAGCTAACGTGGACGAGCTTCTTTCCCAGTCTGACATTGACGGAGCATTAGTTGGAGGAGCAAGCTTAGAGGCTGATTCATTCTTAAACCTTGTGGAGGCAGGTAAGCATGAGTAA
- a CDS encoding sugar-binding transcriptional regulator, with protein sequence MRALIDLQKKLFPDVLEIMQRRYQLLHYIRLMQPVGRRALSDNSQLAERTVRSEVDFLSKQGAVEITSRGMHLTYEGHTILEQLAEFIKDVTGIKVLERQLKEKLKLDNVVVIPGDSDELEWVKQEMGKACVEYLKTHLDTGETVAITGGSTMAAVAEMMTPLEKANHCMFVPARGGLGERVENQANTICAEMAKKARGDYRLLYVPDPLSEESYQTIIEEPSIKEILNMIRNASIVIHGVGDAITMAERRKTPQTQLKIINERQAVGEAFGYYFSQTGEIVHKVRTVGLQLEDLPSAGDVIAVAGGKSKAQAIASYFQPGQSNVLITDEGAALELIRDYPL encoded by the coding sequence ATGAGAGCTTTAATCGACTTACAAAAGAAATTATTTCCTGATGTCCTTGAAATTATGCAACGCCGTTATCAACTGCTTCACTATATCAGATTGATGCAGCCTGTAGGCAGAAGGGCGTTATCTGATAACAGCCAGCTTGCGGAACGGACGGTGAGAAGTGAAGTGGACTTTCTTAGTAAACAAGGTGCTGTAGAGATCACTTCAAGAGGTATGCATTTAACATATGAAGGGCACACCATTCTTGAACAACTTGCTGAGTTTATAAAAGATGTTACCGGCATAAAGGTTTTAGAACGACAGTTAAAGGAAAAATTAAAGCTAGACAATGTCGTTGTCATTCCAGGGGATAGTGATGAGTTAGAATGGGTTAAACAGGAAATGGGCAAGGCCTGTGTTGAATACTTGAAAACACATTTAGATACAGGAGAGACGGTTGCCATTACCGGCGGGTCGACTATGGCTGCCGTAGCAGAAATGATGACACCTCTTGAAAAAGCGAATCATTGTATGTTCGTTCCTGCCCGTGGAGGTCTCGGAGAGCGGGTAGAGAATCAGGCAAATACAATTTGTGCTGAAATGGCGAAAAAAGCACGGGGTGATTACCGGTTGCTTTACGTACCTGATCCCCTAAGTGAAGAATCTTACCAGACGATCATTGAGGAACCTTCTATTAAAGAGATTCTTAACATGATTCGTAATGCAAGCATTGTTATTCACGGAGTGGGGGATGCTATTACAATGGCGGAGCGTCGTAAAACACCGCAGACCCAATTGAAGATTATTAATGAAAGACAAGCAGTAGGAGAAGCCTTTGGCTATTATTTTAGTCAGACTGGCGAGATTGTTCATAAAGTACGGACAGTCGGTCTGCAGTTAGAAGATTTGCCATCGGCTGGTGATGTAATTGCTGTAGCTGGCGGGAAATCCAAAGCACAGGCGATTGCCTCTTACTTCCAACCAGGTCAAAGTAATGTTCTAATCACCGATGAAGGTGCTGCACTAGAGTTAATAAGGGATTATCCCCTTTAA
- a CDS encoding nitroreductase family protein: MQLIEAIENRRSIHDFKRVLVDEAVMKEIFRLASWAPNHRLKQPWEVMMFQNDGVRDYADLVIESYLREGFAEGYDSAKTDKMMQGIIQFLIDIPHHALIYMERDSDFHKFEEDYASVCAFIQNAQLAAWEKGIGVLWTTSPYIHDVDFIEGIGLNPELHKVAGVLQMGYPARVPKPKPRSPVDITFRNDSFNKKSDAR, from the coding sequence ATGCAATTAATAGAAGCAATTGAAAATCGACGATCCATTCATGATTTTAAGAGAGTGCTTGTTGATGAGGCTGTCATGAAAGAAATATTTAGATTGGCAAGCTGGGCGCCCAACCATCGATTAAAACAACCGTGGGAAGTGATGATGTTTCAAAATGATGGTGTCCGTGATTATGCGGATCTAGTAATTGAAAGCTATCTAAGAGAAGGTTTTGCTGAAGGATATGATTCTGCTAAAACAGATAAAATGATGCAGGGGATTATACAGTTTCTCATTGATATCCCACATCATGCCTTAATTTATATGGAACGGGATTCTGACTTTCATAAATTTGAAGAAGATTATGCATCTGTTTGCGCCTTTATTCAGAATGCACAATTAGCAGCGTGGGAAAAAGGGATTGGTGTACTATGGACAACCAGTCCTTACATACATGATGTTGACTTTATTGAAGGAATTGGGCTTAACCCCGAACTTCATAAAGTGGCAGGAGTCTTACAGATGGGCTATCCTGCCCGTGTGCCTAAGCCGAAGCCCAGGTCGCCTGTGGATATAACCTTTCGTAACGATTCTTTTAACAAAAAATCTGATGCCCGTTAA
- a CDS encoding glutaredoxin family protein, which produces MNTLTLYTKKNCKLCDEVKELIDILSMDYQITMAEVDIEQDAQLLTTYFLEIPVLFINGEKIDYRGIDIFSLRERLH; this is translated from the coding sequence TTGAATACGCTAACGCTTTATACAAAGAAGAATTGCAAATTATGTGATGAAGTAAAAGAGCTGATTGATATTCTTAGTATGGATTATCAAATAACAATGGCTGAAGTGGATATAGAACAAGATGCGCAGTTGTTAACTACCTATTTTCTTGAAATCCCTGTTCTTTTTATTAATGGTGAAAAAATAGATTATCGTGGAATTGATATCTTTTCCTTAAGAGAGCGTTTACACTAA
- a CDS encoding phosphocarrier protein HPr gives MVEKTFNITSADGVHARPATVLVQNAGKYESDINLHYKEKSVNLKSIMGIMSLGIPSGAEVKLTAEGSDEQEAIDHLASTMKNEGLGE, from the coding sequence ATGGTCGAAAAAACATTTAATATTACATCAGCAGACGGAGTTCACGCTCGTCCGGCAACAGTCCTTGTACAAAATGCAGGAAAGTACGAGTCTGATATAAATCTTCATTACAAGGAGAAGTCCGTAAACTTGAAATCCATTATGGGCATTATGAGCCTTGGCATCCCGTCTGGTGCTGAAGTTAAACTTACAGCTGAAGGCAGTGACGAGCAAGAAGCCATCGATCACTTGGCAAGCACAATGAAGAATGAAGGCTTGGGGGAATAA
- the gap gene encoding type I glyceraldehyde-3-phosphate dehydrogenase, whose protein sequence is MTVRIGINGFGRIGRNVFRAALKNNEVEVAAVNDLTDANMLAHLLQYDTVHGKLEEEVTVNGDNLVVGGKEIKVLSEKDPANLGWGDLGVEIVIESTGRFTQRDDAKKHLDAGAKKVVISAPAKQEDLTVVMGVNEDQYDKDQHHVISNASCTTNCLAPYAKVLNDKFGLKRGMMTTVHSYTNDQQILDLPHKDYRRARAAAENIIPTTTGAAQAVAKVLPELDGKLSGMAMRVPTSNVSIVDLVAELDKDVTAEEVNEALKAEAEGNLKGILGYSDEPLVSTDYNGNTHSSIIDGLSTLTLENNMVKIVSWYDNETGYSNRCVDLAVYLKSRGL, encoded by the coding sequence ATGACTGTAAGAATAGGTATTAATGGTTTCGGTCGTATAGGGCGTAACGTTTTCCGCGCTGCACTAAAAAATAACGAGGTAGAAGTTGCAGCAGTAAACGATTTAACGGACGCAAATATGCTTGCCCACCTGCTTCAATATGACACAGTACACGGTAAGCTTGAGGAAGAAGTTACTGTGAATGGTGACAATCTAGTAGTAGGCGGCAAAGAAATTAAAGTTCTTTCTGAGAAAGATCCTGCCAACCTTGGCTGGGGAGATCTTGGAGTTGAAATCGTCATTGAGTCTACTGGACGTTTCACACAACGTGACGATGCGAAGAAACACCTTGATGCCGGTGCGAAGAAGGTTGTCATTTCTGCACCTGCGAAACAAGAAGATCTAACAGTGGTGATGGGTGTAAACGAAGATCAGTATGACAAAGATCAGCACCACGTGATTTCCAATGCTTCTTGTACAACAAACTGCCTTGCACCATACGCAAAAGTATTAAACGATAAATTTGGTCTTAAACGTGGAATGATGACAACGGTTCACTCTTACACAAACGACCAGCAAATCCTTGATCTTCCGCACAAAGACTATCGTCGTGCCCGTGCAGCGGCTGAAAACATAATCCCAACAACTACAGGTGCTGCTCAAGCCGTAGCGAAAGTTCTTCCTGAGCTTGATGGCAAGCTTAGTGGTATGGCTATGCGCGTTCCAACATCGAACGTATCTATCGTTGACCTTGTAGCTGAACTAGATAAAGATGTGACTGCTGAGGAAGTGAACGAAGCACTTAAAGCAGAAGCTGAAGGCAACCTTAAAGGAATTCTAGGCTATAGTGATGAGCCGCTTGTTTCTACAGATTATAATGGAAACACTCACTCTTCTATTATTGATGGTCTTTCTACACTTACTCTTGAAAACAACATGGTTAAAATTGTTTCATGGTATGATAACGAAACAGGCTACTCTAACCGTTGTGTAGACCTTGCTGTATATCTTAAGAGCAGAGGACTATAA
- the clpP gene encoding ATP-dependent Clp endopeptidase proteolytic subunit ClpP — MCNDEKEELQMNLIPTVIEQTNRGERAYDIYSRLLKDRIIMLGSPIDDNVSNSIVAQLLFLAAEDPEKDISLYINSPGGSITSGMAIYDTMQFIGPDVSTICTGMAASMGAFLLNAGAKGKRYALPNSEVMIHQPLGGTQGQASDIEIHAKRIIQMREKLNKILSERTGQPIEVIERDTDRDNFMSAHEAVDYGLIDKVMEKTSDK, encoded by the coding sequence ATATGTAATGATGAAAAGGAGGAATTACAAATGAATTTAATCCCAACAGTAATCGAGCAAACAAATCGCGGAGAACGCGCCTACGACATTTATTCCCGTTTATTAAAAGATCGGATAATTATGCTAGGCAGTCCTATTGATGATAATGTTTCCAACTCGATCGTCGCCCAGCTATTGTTCTTAGCTGCTGAGGATCCTGAGAAAGACATTTCCCTTTATATCAACTCTCCGGGTGGATCCATTACATCTGGTATGGCTATCTATGACACGATGCAGTTTATTGGACCTGACGTGTCTACAATCTGCACAGGTATGGCCGCTTCCATGGGTGCTTTCCTTCTTAACGCCGGTGCTAAAGGTAAACGTTATGCCCTGCCTAACAGTGAGGTCATGATTCACCAACCACTAGGTGGTACACAGGGTCAAGCATCTGATATTGAAATTCATGCGAAACGTATCATTCAAATGCGCGAGAAATTGAACAAAATTCTCTCCGAACGTACAGGTCAACCAATTGAAGTAATCGAACGCGATACTGATCGTGATAACTTCATGTCTGCACATGAGGCCGTTGACTATGGTCTGATCGATAAGGTTATGGAAAAGACGAGCGATAAATAA
- a CDS encoding YdcF family protein has protein sequence MKRWIAITIWLIISYVAFTGYSIWTYGENQDNQQAEAAIVLGAAQWNGEPSPVYEGRLKQGIELYKDGRVDYLIFTGGSSEDAIASEAEVGREYALNKGVPKSDIFIERTSQVTKENLSNAKQVAKKEDVDSFLIVSDQYHLKRAVAMAKEKGMDAAGVPTDYSAYQTLETKMPFFLKEWGYFIGYKLLDPFRS, from the coding sequence ATGAAGAGATGGATAGCCATTACCATTTGGCTGATCATTAGCTATGTAGCTTTTACTGGCTATTCGATATGGACATATGGGGAGAATCAAGATAACCAGCAAGCAGAAGCAGCCATTGTTCTAGGGGCAGCTCAATGGAATGGGGAACCCAGTCCTGTTTATGAAGGACGTTTGAAACAAGGGATTGAATTATATAAGGACGGTCGGGTAGACTATTTAATTTTTACAGGTGGTTCAAGTGAGGATGCTATCGCCTCAGAAGCTGAGGTGGGTCGTGAATATGCACTTAACAAAGGTGTTCCCAAGTCAGATATTTTCATTGAAAGAACCTCACAAGTTACGAAAGAAAACTTAAGTAATGCTAAGCAAGTGGCAAAAAAGGAAGATGTAGATTCCTTTTTAATTGTTAGTGATCAGTATCATTTAAAAAGGGCTGTAGCTATGGCAAAAGAAAAAGGAATGGATGCAGCGGGTGTTCCCACAGATTATTCTGCCTATCAAACATTGGAAACAAAAATGCCATTTTTCCTAAAGGAATGGGGTTACTTTATCGGTTATAAACTTTTGGATCCTTTTCGTTCGTGA